The following coding sequences lie in one Blattabacteriaceae bacterium genomic window:
- the yihA gene encoding ribosome biogenesis GTP-binding protein YihA/YsxC: MIDYNIHSVKFISSSQKLSKIPLFNLAEYAFSGRSNVGKSSLINMILNRKNLARTSSYPGKTRLINHYIVDKKWILVDLPGYGSSKVSKKERFNFHQSIFDYILKRRTLLCLFNLIDNRFPPKNIDISFMRWLGQNQIPFCLVFTKTDKVNKNLCQKNIERYKRILINEWKISPILFKTSSKTKQGREDILKYIYHTNINILDFLD; the protein is encoded by the coding sequence ATGATAGATTATAATATCCATAGTGTAAAATTTATATCAAGCAGTCAAAAATTATCAAAAATTCCATTATTTAATTTAGCGGAATATGCCTTCTCTGGAAGATCTAATGTAGGAAAATCTAGTTTAATCAATATGATCCTAAATAGAAAAAATTTAGCTAGAACATCTTCTTATCCAGGTAAAACAAGATTAATTAATCATTATATCGTAGATAAAAAGTGGATATTGGTAGATCTACCTGGATATGGTTCTTCTAAAGTCTCTAAAAAAGAGAGATTTAATTTTCACCAATCAATTTTTGATTATATCTTAAAAAGAAGAACCCTTTTATGCTTATTCAATTTGATTGATAATAGATTTCCACCTAAAAATATCGATATAAGTTTTATGAGATGGTTAGGTCAAAACCAAATACCTTTTTGTCTGGTTTTTACCAAAACAGATAAAGTAAATAAAAACCTTTGCCAGAAGAATATTGAGCGATATAAAAGAATTCTTATTAATGAATGGAAGATTTCTCCTATTTTGTTTAAAACTTCTTCTAAAACAAAACAAGGAAGAGAAGATATACTTAAGTATATTTATCATACGAACATAAACATTTTAGATTTTTTAGATTAA
- a CDS encoding type II 3-dehydroquinate dehydratase — translation MKRVIIINGPNLNLLGKREPDFYGVERFESFFKKLKKKYFSGIEIISRQSNHEGSIVDLLQEVGFSTEVGIVLNAGAYTHTSIAISDAIRSIPAKVIEVHMTNIYAREPYRKQSFISSVCDGSICGFGLRSYELAIMALI, via the coding sequence ATGAAAAGAGTAATAATTATTAACGGCCCAAATTTAAATCTTTTAGGGAAAAGAGAACCTGATTTTTATGGGGTTGAACGATTTGAAAGTTTTTTCAAAAAACTGAAAAAGAAATATTTCTCTGGTATAGAGATTATTTCTCGTCAGAGTAACCACGAAGGAAGTATTGTGGATTTACTACAAGAAGTTGGATTTTCTACAGAAGTAGGTATTGTACTTAATGCAGGAGCTTATACACACACTTCTATTGCTATATCGGATGCTATACGATCCATACCAGCTAAGGTAATAGAAGTCCATATGACAAATATTTATGCAAGAGAACCTTACAGAAAACAATCATTCATCTCTTCTGTGTGTGATGGAAGTATTTGTGGTTTTGGTTTACGCTCATACGAGTTAGCTATTATGGCTTTAATCTAA
- a CDS encoding POTRA domain-containing protein, with product MKFTLYNFFLCLLFFILPSIGYGDKYKKESTYILSGVKIKGVYRNYVKKKVINIIYSKIGKEIKGKKINDFIKDLWKTNLLKNIFIFVEKIKGKKIFLKILIEEVDKLSDLKGTGIYRSNIQKFNVKIGSKINGDFLSSLKKDIRNDYIKKGFPYVIVFVHPENRNKEALKKLHVQKGPGIRIKKIFLEGNKKVSSEELVSSIKKKVKLLDILNKKKSTSVTEVEKDIIDKYQSLGFLDAHIVSKSILRLDEKNFLLKIKLYEGKRYLIGDVSFIGNTVFEKKQLKKLLNFEKGDPYNPIGIIESTEDQKNESSIYSLYLNKGYYFSKVFTVEKSVKDHKVYVEVRIEEGRLTFFDRITFSGNFVTKDHVILRELKTIPGDVFSERNIKQTFLHLTRLGIFDNNNIFPFFIEKKNKNTVDLEWKLKEKVSGKFKIQGGYVGNQLIGNLNIYLNNLSLENFLKKRFYHLFPEGDGQRLSLSAQVSKNFQNYGFSFTDPWIGKYFPTSFYFEGNYSQNYKTKIVKDVNHLNKKDDFQPEKNKNIGFSSGISRRLKWPDDYFSWTAFVNYNYSHYSYGEEWAFKDLSKVRVIHDLRYSFSLNRISSVPDPIFKVGGSEFDMTTVFTLPYSLFQRKKNKYTQKWVEYLKIKLKTYWYKSFLQKFVLKTGGEFGYLMNYNKYKEIPSFQRFFIGGNESSNLKSGKDYTPLRGYPNPGIFGGISPKIGGLFYNRILMEVRYPILRNEYGIIWLLGFLEGGNVSSHYNFYKTFQLKKSFGFGFRTFFPIFGTLGVDFGYGLDQKTENVHKWQIHLILG from the coding sequence ATGAAATTTACTCTATATAATTTTTTTTTATGTTTATTATTTTTTATATTGCCTTCCATAGGATATGGGGATAAATATAAAAAAGAGAGTACTTACATCTTATCTGGGGTTAAGATAAAAGGAGTTTATCGAAATTATGTTAAAAAAAAAGTTATTAACATAATTTACTCTAAAATAGGTAAGGAAATAAAAGGAAAAAAAATTAATGATTTTATAAAAGATCTTTGGAAGACTAATCTTTTAAAAAATATCTTTATTTTTGTGGAAAAAATAAAGGGAAAAAAAATTTTTTTGAAAATTCTTATCGAAGAAGTAGATAAGCTCTCTGATTTAAAAGGAACTGGGATTTACAGGTCAAACATACAAAAATTTAATGTTAAAATTGGTAGTAAAATAAATGGAGATTTTCTTAGTTCTCTTAAAAAAGACATCCGAAATGATTATATAAAAAAGGGATTTCCCTATGTAATCGTATTTGTACATCCTGAAAATAGGAATAAAGAAGCTTTAAAAAAGCTTCATGTACAAAAAGGACCTGGAATAAGGATAAAAAAAATTTTTTTGGAAGGGAATAAAAAGGTATCAAGTGAAGAACTTGTTAGTTCAATAAAAAAAAAAGTTAAATTATTAGATATCTTGAATAAAAAGAAATCAACTTCTGTTACAGAAGTTGAAAAAGATATTATCGATAAATACCAATCTTTGGGATTTCTAGATGCACATATAGTATCAAAATCTATTTTGAGATTAGATGAAAAAAATTTTTTGCTAAAAATAAAGCTTTATGAAGGTAAAAGATATCTAATAGGAGATGTTTCGTTTATCGGTAATACGGTATTCGAAAAAAAACAATTAAAAAAATTATTGAATTTTGAAAAGGGAGATCCTTATAATCCTATTGGTATAATAGAAAGTACAGAAGACCAAAAAAACGAATCTAGTATTTATTCTCTTTATTTAAATAAAGGGTATTATTTCTCTAAGGTTTTTACAGTAGAAAAATCTGTTAAAGATCATAAAGTTTATGTAGAAGTTAGGATAGAAGAAGGAAGATTAACTTTTTTTGACAGAATTACTTTTTCTGGAAATTTTGTAACTAAAGATCATGTTATTCTCAGAGAACTGAAAACTATTCCTGGAGATGTATTTTCTGAAAGAAATATAAAACAAACCTTTTTACATTTAACAAGGTTAGGAATTTTTGACAATAATAATATTTTCCCATTTTTTATAGAAAAAAAGAATAAAAATACTGTAGATCTTGAATGGAAACTAAAGGAAAAAGTATCTGGTAAATTTAAAATACAAGGTGGATATGTAGGGAATCAGTTGATAGGAAATTTAAATATTTATTTAAATAATCTCTCTTTAGAGAATTTTCTTAAAAAAAGATTTTATCATCTCTTTCCAGAAGGAGATGGACAAAGGTTATCCTTATCTGCTCAAGTTTCTAAAAATTTTCAAAATTATGGATTTTCTTTTACTGACCCTTGGATAGGAAAGTATTTTCCAACTTCTTTTTACTTTGAAGGAAACTATTCACAAAATTATAAAACTAAAATAGTGAAGGATGTTAATCATCTAAATAAAAAAGATGATTTTCAACCAGAAAAAAATAAAAATATTGGATTTTCATCTGGAATATCTAGGAGGTTAAAATGGCCAGACGATTATTTTTCTTGGACAGCTTTTGTTAATTATAATTATTCCCATTATTCTTATGGAGAAGAATGGGCTTTCAAAGATTTATCCAAAGTAAGGGTAATCCATGACTTGAGATATTCATTTTCATTGAATAGAATATCCTCTGTACCAGATCCTATTTTTAAGGTAGGTGGGTCAGAATTTGACATGACAACTGTTTTTACTCTTCCATATTCTCTTTTCCAGAGAAAAAAAAATAAATATACCCAAAAATGGGTGGAATATTTAAAAATAAAACTTAAAACTTATTGGTATAAGAGTTTTCTACAAAAATTTGTGTTAAAAACTGGAGGAGAGTTCGGATATTTAATGAACTACAATAAATATAAAGAGATACCCTCATTCCAAAGATTTTTCATTGGAGGAAATGAATCCTCTAATCTTAAAAGTGGTAAAGATTATACTCCTTTGAGAGGATATCCTAATCCAGGAATATTTGGAGGAATTTCTCCTAAAATAGGGGGATTATTTTATAATAGAATTCTTATGGAAGTTCGTTACCCTATTCTTAGGAATGAATATGGAATAATTTGGTTATTAGGTTTTTTGGAAGGGGGAAATGTTTCCTCTCATTATAATTTTTATAAAACATTTCAACTAAAAAAATCTTTTGGATTTGGATTCAGAACTTTTTTCCCAATTTTTGGTACTTTAGGCGTTGATTTTGGATATGGTTTAGATCAAAAAACAGAAAACGTCCATAAATGGCAAATACATCTTATCCTTGGGTAA
- a CDS encoding OmpH family outer membrane protein, which produces MKKKIILIFSIFLFSLFCIYLAPKETKKCLNTENKEVCLNTEEILERITEIDKVKEKLVKIGKYHQNILDQIEEEIQKTMEKFVEDPDSVELKVELENLQKRGEAYQRIAFDAFNQKQKALMDPLYKKMENAINRVMEKDKSIIRVLDCSTGKCVLVNRGPNITKNVKKELGI; this is translated from the coding sequence ATGAAAAAAAAAATTATTTTGATTTTTTCTATTTTTTTATTTTCTCTATTTTGCATTTATTTAGCACCAAAAGAAACTAAAAAATGTCTAAATACAGAAAATAAAGAAGTCTGTCTAAATACAGAAGAAATTCTAGAAAGAATTACAGAAATAGATAAGGTAAAAGAAAAATTAGTAAAAATTGGGAAGTACCATCAAAATATTTTGGATCAAATAGAAGAAGAAATACAGAAAACAATGGAAAAATTTGTGGAAGATCCAGATTCTGTCGAATTAAAAGTAGAACTGGAAAATCTCCAAAAAAGAGGAGAAGCTTATCAAAGAATTGCTTTTGATGCCTTCAATCAAAAACAAAAAGCTCTTATGGATCCACTCTATAAAAAAATGGAAAATGCTATTAATAGAGTTATGGAAAAAGATAAAAGCATAATTAGAGTACTTGATTGTAGTACTGGAAAATGTGTTTTAGTGAATAGGGGCCCTAATATAACAAAAAATGTTAAAAAAGAACTTGGTATTTAG
- a CDS encoding VacB/RNase II family 3'-5' exoribonuclease, with product MDVGRINITHFGYAFVSVYGIEKYIFIPKKKTEQALGGDKVIVKIKKKNRPEGKVVYTLDIEIKKKYYLGTLSLAKTASYGFVQVDNNYIYVDIFIKKKNLNKAKNKDKVIVEIVYWETISTHPRGNIIEILGVSGFKKTEISAILIEYGWPVADKVEIKSKKIPEKISLEEIRLRRDFRSEITFTVDPFDAKDFDDALSLKKLGEKTWEIGVHISDVSYYLIEGSFLDMEASKRATSIYFVDFIVPMFPKILSNHFWSLLPDKERLCFSAIFEYEINKKAKLLKSWFGKTIIKSDKRFTYEEVQEIIEKPYGTFYDEIIIIEKLAKKLRKERLDRGSINFNKAEIKFILDGHHNTKKIFLKKNKMANFLIEELMLLANKKVSEFVSIKKLSPYIYRVHDKPNSEKLLVLKKIIKTLGYTINLRNSKTMAYSMNSLLEFVKNKPEENIIITFAMQAMSKAKYSTNNIGHYGLFFYYYSHFTSPIRRYSDIMAHRLLDIYLKNGKSPSKEIYEKKAEHCSSKEKIAYEVELVYIKYMQVKYMECFHGNEFEGIISGFNEFGISVELELSKVEGIILLRNMKDDNYEFYSPKYRVIGEKYGRSYHLGQRVLVKVEEVNIEKRTINFQLKKNL from the coding sequence ATGGATGTAGGTAGGATTAACATTACCCATTTTGGATATGCCTTTGTAAGTGTATATGGTATTGAAAAATATATTTTTATTCCAAAAAAAAAAACGGAACAAGCTTTAGGAGGAGATAAGGTTATCGTAAAAATAAAAAAAAAAAATAGACCTGAAGGTAAAGTAGTATATACTCTTGATATTGAGATTAAAAAAAAATATTATTTAGGTACGTTAAGTTTAGCTAAAACAGCATCTTATGGATTTGTACAGGTAGATAATAATTATATTTACGTAGATATTTTTATTAAAAAAAAAAATCTTAATAAAGCAAAGAATAAAGATAAGGTTATTGTAGAGATTGTTTATTGGGAAACAATCTCTACCCATCCTAGAGGGAATATTATAGAAATATTAGGGGTTTCTGGATTTAAGAAAACAGAAATTTCTGCTATATTAATAGAATATGGATGGCCAGTTGCAGATAAAGTTGAAATAAAATCAAAAAAAATACCAGAAAAAATTAGTTTAGAAGAAATAAGACTTCGAAGAGACTTTAGATCAGAAATAACTTTTACCGTAGACCCATTTGATGCAAAAGACTTTGACGACGCTCTATCATTAAAAAAACTTGGAGAAAAGACTTGGGAAATAGGAGTACATATTTCTGATGTTTCTTATTATCTTATAGAAGGAAGTTTCCTTGACATGGAAGCTTCTAAACGTGCTACATCAATTTATTTTGTAGATTTTATAGTTCCAATGTTCCCAAAAATTTTATCTAACCATTTTTGGTCTCTTCTTCCAGATAAAGAAAGACTTTGTTTTTCTGCCATATTTGAATATGAAATTAACAAAAAAGCTAAACTTTTAAAAAGTTGGTTTGGAAAAACCATTATAAAGTCAGACAAAAGATTTACTTATGAAGAAGTGCAAGAAATAATAGAAAAACCTTACGGAACTTTCTATGATGAAATTATTATTATAGAAAAATTAGCCAAAAAATTAAGAAAAGAACGATTAGATAGAGGATCTATAAACTTTAATAAAGCAGAAATTAAATTTATTTTAGATGGACACCATAATACTAAAAAAATTTTTTTAAAAAAAAACAAAATGGCAAATTTTCTTATTGAAGAATTAATGCTATTAGCAAATAAAAAGGTATCAGAATTTGTAAGTATCAAAAAGTTAAGCCCTTACATTTATAGAGTTCATGATAAACCCAACTCAGAAAAATTGTTAGTATTAAAGAAAATAATAAAAACATTGGGATATACAATAAATCTAAGAAATAGTAAAACGATGGCTTATTCAATGAATTCTTTATTAGAATTCGTTAAAAATAAACCAGAGGAAAATATTATTATTACTTTTGCGATGCAGGCAATGAGTAAAGCGAAGTATTCGACAAATAATATTGGACATTATGGTCTATTTTTTTATTATTATAGCCATTTTACATCTCCTATTCGTAGATATTCCGATATTATGGCCCATCGTTTATTAGATATCTATTTAAAAAATGGAAAATCTCCATCAAAAGAGATATACGAAAAAAAAGCAGAACATTGCAGTTCTAAAGAAAAAATAGCTTATGAAGTGGAATTAGTTTACATAAAATACATGCAGGTCAAATACATGGAATGTTTTCATGGAAATGAATTTGAAGGAATAATATCTGGATTTAACGAATTTGGAATTTCTGTAGAATTGGAACTATCAAAAGTTGAAGGAATTATACTTCTTCGTAATATGAAGGATGATAATTATGAATTTTATTCTCCTAAATACAGAGTTATAGGTGAAAAATACGGACGTAGCTACCATTTAGGACAAAGGGTTCTAGTAAAAGTAGAAGAGGTTAATATAGAAAAAAGAACCATTAACTTCCAATTAAAAAAAAACTTATGA
- a CDS encoding 50S ribosomal protein L25 translates to MNTIIIQVENRKNLGKKARKILLNYGKIPCVLYGGKENILFSVQSELFKKLIYPSIVFLEFLEEKKKIRSILKEIQFHPVSDTILHADFSKLLEGQKIELEVPIKIIGRSLGIGKGGKITIFLKNLKIRALPEKMPNYIELDITDLDIGDSLRVKEILTKYKILNDYESVILTIK, encoded by the coding sequence ATGAATACAATAATAATTCAAGTAGAAAATAGAAAAAATTTAGGGAAAAAAGCCAGAAAAATTTTGTTAAATTATGGAAAAATTCCCTGTGTCCTTTATGGAGGAAAGGAGAATATTTTATTTTCTGTCCAATCAGAACTCTTTAAAAAGTTAATTTATCCTTCCATTGTTTTCCTTGAATTTCTAGAGGAGAAGAAAAAAATTAGATCAATTCTAAAGGAGATCCAATTCCATCCAGTATCTGATACTATTTTACATGCAGATTTTTCAAAATTATTGGAAGGTCAAAAAATTGAATTAGAAGTCCCTATAAAAATTATAGGTCGTTCTCTGGGAATAGGTAAGGGAGGTAAAATAACCATTTTTTTAAAAAATCTTAAAATAAGAGCTCTTCCTGAAAAAATGCCTAATTATATAGAATTAGATATTACGGATCTTGACATAGGAGATAGTCTTAGAGTTAAAGAGATTTTAACTAAATATAAAATATTAAACGATTATGAATCTGTTATTTTAACAATAAAATGA
- a CDS encoding nucleoside deaminase, translating to MIFSPDFYFMNIALKEAKCAFEKDEVPIGAVIVRNGKIITKAHNLVERLSNVTAHAEMQSIILASKIEGKYLQKCTIYVTLEPCFMCTGALFWAKIKRVVFGARKMINERHLLHPRTRITKGIMEKECKDILQKFFRTKRKNNLVT from the coding sequence ATGATTTTTTCGCCTGATTTTTACTTTATGAATATAGCTTTGAAAGAAGCTAAATGTGCTTTTGAAAAGGACGAGGTTCCTATTGGGGCTGTAATTGTTAGAAACGGAAAAATTATCACAAAAGCACATAACCTTGTGGAAAGATTAAGCAATGTGACAGCTCATGCTGAAATGCAGTCAATTATTTTAGCTTCTAAAATAGAAGGTAAATATTTACAAAAATGTACCATTTATGTAACTTTAGAACCATGTTTTATGTGCACTGGAGCTCTGTTTTGGGCAAAAATAAAAAGAGTAGTCTTTGGAGCAAGAAAAATGATAAATGAAAGGCATTTGTTACATCCTAGAACAAGGATTACGAAAGGAATAATGGAAAAAGAATGTAAAGACATTTTACAAAAATTCTTTCGTACTAAAAGAAAAAATAATTTAGTCACCTAA
- a CDS encoding RNA polymerase sigma factor RpoD/SigA yields the protein MRQLKITRQGTNWDSESLDKYLKDIGKIRLLSPKKEREFARSIKDISNKRVIKTAYQRLIEANLRFVVSVAKKYQNQGLSLGDIINEGNLGLLKAASRFDHTKGFKFISYAVWWIRQSIMQAIAELSRCVRQPTNKIGLLNKINKTATHLEQKLQRTPSIREIAENLNILEKSVEDSIKNSVRQISMDAPLVDREDANLYDVIRHEEYTRPDRSLDQEYLRKDIERALNSTLNDRERLVITLHFGLGGSPPMTLEEVGKVCSLTRERIRQIETCGLKKLRHSSVINLLVPYLGD from the coding sequence ATGAGACAACTTAAAATTACCAGGCAAGGAACTAATTGGGATTCCGAATCTTTAGATAAATATCTTAAAGATATTGGTAAAATCCGTCTTCTATCCCCCAAAAAAGAAAGAGAATTTGCTAGATCAATTAAAGATATTTCTAATAAACGAGTAATTAAAACTGCTTATCAAAGACTTATTGAAGCTAATTTACGCTTTGTGGTATCTGTTGCTAAGAAGTATCAAAATCAAGGTCTTTCTTTGGGAGATATCATTAATGAAGGAAATTTAGGCCTTCTAAAAGCTGCTTCTCGTTTTGATCATACAAAAGGGTTTAAATTCATCTCTTATGCGGTTTGGTGGATTCGCCAATCTATTATGCAAGCTATTGCAGAACTGTCTCGCTGCGTTCGTCAGCCTACCAATAAAATAGGATTATTAAACAAAATTAATAAGACAGCAACTCATTTAGAGCAAAAACTTCAAAGAACCCCTTCCATAAGAGAAATTGCAGAAAATTTAAATATTCTTGAAAAATCTGTAGAAGATTCTATAAAAAATTCTGTACGTCAAATTTCTATGGATGCTCCATTAGTAGATAGAGAAGATGCTAATCTATACGATGTAATTAGACACGAAGAATATACTAGACCAGATAGATCTCTAGATCAAGAATATCTACGCAAAGATATTGAAAGAGCGTTAAATTCAACACTTAATGATCGTGAAAGGCTCGTTATAACTTTACACTTTGGTCTTGGAGGGTCCCCTCCAATGACCTTAGAAGAAGTAGGAAAGGTATGCTCTTTGACAAGAGAACGTATTAGACAAATTGAAACTTGTGGATTGAAAAAATTAAGACATTCTTCAGTAATAAATTTGCTTGTTCCTTATTTAGGTGACTAA
- a CDS encoding polyribonucleotide nucleotidyltransferase yields MTFKVTNKAIKETVFLKDGRVLTIEAEFLARRADGSVVVRMGNTILLATVAIGDKIEEHKENYFPLKVSYREKYYAGGKIPSGFVKREGRPSNEEILTMRLVDRVLRPLLPKNFSKAIQVMITLLSYGEGEVLPDSLAGLAASAALIISGVPFNGPISEVRIIKNNGKFILNPIIEHIEKLDMDLVIGASKDAIVMIDGEMKEIYEEHFLQALKEAHEYVKIQIEAQHRLLQKIKPKKKYYSYYINNKNFFEEKIKNRLYEFSYEEIRNISKSFLGKKKRSRKYEKVLKAFKKLLTEELYERKEICIKKYFNDIKRQVVRFLILKNYIRIDGRTLKQIRPIWSLVNYLPNVHGSALFTRGDTQSLVTVTLGSSIDVNRIDSAVLENREKFYLHYNFPPFSTGDIRQILGVSRREIGHGILAQRALNSIIPNENPYTIRLVSDTLESDGSSSMASVCSGTLALMDAGISIKKPVAGISMGFVYDEITNEGVIISDLLSEEDYFGDMDFKIAGTKFGVTACQMDIKNRGVPYNILEKVLFQAREGRLQIFQKIIETLPVSRKNLKDSAPKIIYLDIPKDFIGSVIGSGGKVIQEIQEYTDTSISIEEKGGVGLVEVFGKNFNKIHKAIDIIKSITFFPKIGGIYKAKVKSIKDFGAFVELAKGVEGLLHISEIDNKRLNKVENVLKIGDEIKVKLIGIDGKKIKLSRKVLLPQSIKESYVE; encoded by the coding sequence ATGACGTTTAAAGTTACCAATAAAGCAATAAAAGAAACCGTATTTTTGAAAGACGGAAGGGTTCTTACAATAGAAGCAGAGTTCTTAGCTAGAAGAGCAGATGGATCTGTTGTAGTTCGTATGGGAAATACAATCCTTTTAGCAACAGTAGCAATAGGAGATAAAATTGAAGAGCATAAAGAAAATTATTTTCCTTTGAAAGTTTCATATAGAGAAAAATATTATGCAGGAGGTAAAATTCCAAGCGGATTTGTTAAAAGAGAAGGGAGACCCTCTAACGAAGAAATATTAACCATGCGTTTAGTTGATAGGGTACTTCGCCCATTATTACCGAAAAACTTTTCAAAAGCGATTCAGGTAATGATTACTCTTCTATCTTATGGAGAAGGGGAGGTTTTACCTGATAGTCTAGCAGGTTTAGCTGCTTCTGCGGCTCTAATTATATCTGGGGTACCATTCAATGGGCCTATATCAGAAGTACGTATTATTAAAAATAATGGTAAATTTATTCTAAATCCTATAATTGAGCATATTGAAAAATTGGATATGGATTTGGTCATAGGGGCATCTAAAGATGCTATTGTTATGATAGATGGAGAAATGAAAGAAATTTATGAAGAACATTTTCTACAAGCCCTTAAAGAAGCTCATGAATATGTTAAAATTCAGATAGAAGCCCAACACAGATTATTACAGAAAATAAAACCTAAAAAAAAATATTATTCTTATTATATAAACAATAAGAATTTTTTTGAAGAAAAAATAAAAAATAGGCTTTATGAGTTTTCATACGAGGAAATTAGAAATATTTCTAAAAGTTTCTTAGGGAAGAAAAAGAGATCTAGGAAATATGAAAAAGTTTTAAAAGCTTTTAAAAAGCTTCTAACTGAAGAACTTTATGAAAGAAAAGAAATCTGTATAAAAAAATATTTTAATGATATAAAAAGACAAGTTGTTCGTTTTTTGATACTAAAAAATTATATTCGTATTGATGGAAGAACCCTGAAACAAATTCGTCCAATATGGAGCTTAGTCAATTATCTTCCAAACGTGCATGGGTCTGCGCTTTTTACTAGAGGAGATACTCAATCTCTAGTAACGGTAACTTTAGGTTCTTCCATTGATGTTAACAGAATTGATAGTGCAGTTTTAGAAAATAGAGAAAAATTTTATCTACATTATAATTTCCCTCCATTTTCTACTGGAGATATTAGGCAAATACTAGGCGTTTCTCGAAGAGAGATTGGGCATGGAATCTTAGCACAGAGAGCTTTAAATAGCATCATTCCAAATGAAAATCCATATACTATTAGGTTAGTTTCGGATACACTTGAATCAGATGGGTCTTCTTCTATGGCTTCTGTTTGTTCTGGAACCTTAGCATTAATGGATGCTGGTATTTCTATTAAAAAGCCAGTAGCTGGAATTTCTATGGGATTCGTTTATGACGAAATAACAAACGAAGGGGTAATAATTTCAGATCTTTTAAGTGAGGAAGATTATTTTGGGGATATGGATTTTAAAATTGCAGGAACAAAATTTGGGGTAACAGCATGCCAAATGGATATTAAGAATAGAGGAGTTCCTTATAATATTTTAGAAAAAGTTCTCTTTCAGGCTAGAGAGGGAAGGTTGCAAATTTTTCAAAAAATTATAGAAACTCTTCCAGTTTCAAGAAAAAATCTTAAAGATAGTGCGCCAAAAATTATTTATTTGGATATTCCAAAAGATTTCATTGGTTCGGTAATAGGTTCAGGCGGAAAAGTCATTCAAGAAATACAGGAGTATACAGATACTTCTATTTCTATAGAAGAAAAAGGAGGAGTTGGATTAGTAGAAGTTTTTGGAAAAAATTTTAATAAAATTCATAAAGCAATTGATATTATAAAGTCTATTACTTTTTTTCCAAAAATAGGGGGTATTTACAAGGCAAAAGTAAAATCAATTAAAGATTTTGGGGCTTTTGTTGAATTAGCTAAAGGAGTGGAAGGATTACTACATATTTCTGAAATTGATAATAAAAGATTGAATAAAGTAGAAAATGTTCTAAAAATTGGAGATGAAATCAAAGTAAAATTGATAGGAATTGATGGAAAAAAAATTAAACTTTCTAGAAAAGTACTTCTACCTCAGAGCATAAAAGAGTCCTATGTTGAATAG
- the rpsO gene encoding 30S ribosomal protein S15, with translation MHFSKKKIFKKYGGFEENTGSTQSQIALLSFRINHLNKHLELNKKDLNSERALVNLVGKRKRLLKYLKKKKSLYDNIIEKFNLR, from the coding sequence ATGCACTTTTCTAAAAAAAAAATTTTTAAAAAATATGGAGGATTTGAAGAAAATACAGGTTCTACTCAATCCCAAATAGCTTTATTATCCTTTAGGATAAACCATTTAAATAAGCATCTTGAACTAAATAAAAAAGATCTCAATTCAGAGAGAGCTTTGGTAAATTTGGTAGGTAAGAGAAAGAGATTGCTTAAGTATCTAAAAAAAAAGAAATCATTATACGATAATATTATAGAAAAATTTAATCTTAGATAA
- a CDS encoding type B 50S ribosomal protein L31, translated as MKKNIHPENYRLVAFKDISSGDWFISRSTVKTKDTIKIEDMDYPLYKMEISSKSHPFFTGKIKFVDTEGRIEKFIKKYKK; from the coding sequence ATGAAAAAAAATATTCATCCAGAAAATTATAGATTAGTTGCTTTTAAAGATATAAGTAGTGGAGATTGGTTTATTAGTCGATCAACTGTTAAAACAAAAGATACGATAAAAATTGAAGATATGGACTATCCTCTGTATAAGATGGAAATTTCCAGCAAATCTCATCCATTTTTTACAGGGAAAATTAAATTCGTGGATACAGAAGGACGTATAGAAAAATTTATTAAAAAATATAAAAAATGA